A portion of the Citrobacter rodentium NBRC 105723 = DSM 16636 genome contains these proteins:
- the hprR gene encoding response regulator transcription factor HprR, producing the protein MKILLIEDNQKTRDWVSQGLSEAGYVVDQASDGKEGLRFALQESYALIILDIMLPGLDGWQVLKALRTANQTPVICLTARDAVEDRVKGLESSANDYLVKPFSFAELLARVRAQLRNHSPHHTYLKISGLEMDSVRQSVSRDGKAIVLTRKEFLLLWLLASRAGEIIPRTVIASEVWGINFDSETNTVDVAIRRLRSKVDDPFDVKLIGTVRGMGYRFRADEHHEA; encoded by the coding sequence ATGAAGATTTTACTGATTGAAGACAACCAAAAAACCCGCGACTGGGTAAGTCAGGGGCTGAGCGAAGCTGGCTACGTCGTGGACCAGGCGAGCGACGGCAAAGAGGGATTGCGCTTCGCGTTACAGGAATCTTACGCGTTAATCATCCTGGATATTATGCTGCCGGGGCTCGACGGCTGGCAGGTGCTTAAGGCGCTCAGAACGGCAAACCAGACGCCGGTGATTTGCCTTACTGCCCGCGACGCGGTCGAAGACCGGGTAAAAGGGCTGGAGTCCAGCGCCAATGATTATCTGGTTAAACCCTTCTCTTTCGCCGAGCTGCTGGCGCGGGTACGCGCGCAGTTGAGAAATCATTCGCCTCATCATACCTATCTGAAAATCAGCGGACTGGAGATGGATTCCGTCAGGCAAAGCGTCAGCAGAGACGGAAAAGCCATTGTATTAACCCGCAAAGAGTTTCTTCTGCTGTGGCTGCTGGCGTCCAGAGCCGGAGAAATTATCCCGAGGACCGTAATCGCCAGCGAAGTGTGGGGCATTAATTTTGACAGCGAGACCAATACGGTTGATGTCGCCATACGTCGGCTACGGTCGAAAGTGGACGATCCCTTCGACGTTAAGCTCATCGGCACCGTCAGGGGAATGGGCTACCGGTTCCGGGCGGATGAACATCATGAAGCCTGA
- the hiuH gene encoding hydroxyisourate hydrolase has protein sequence MKKMILTAALVSALAAPTMVMAAAGNILSVHILDQQTGKPAANVGVVLEQKSDSGWQQLNSGRTDNDGRIKALWPEQAAKPGDYRVTFKTKPYFDSKKQATFFPEVPVEFHIGNTQEHYHVPLLLSQYGYSTYRGS, from the coding sequence ATGAAAAAGATGATTCTCACCGCCGCGCTGGTAAGCGCGCTTGCGGCGCCGACAATGGTTATGGCGGCGGCCGGCAATATCCTCAGCGTGCATATTCTCGATCAACAAACCGGGAAACCGGCCGCTAACGTCGGGGTCGTGCTTGAGCAAAAGAGCGACAGCGGATGGCAGCAGCTAAACAGCGGTCGTACCGATAACGATGGCAGAATTAAAGCGCTATGGCCTGAGCAGGCGGCGAAGCCCGGCGACTACCGGGTAACGTTTAAAACCAAACCCTATTTCGATAGCAAAAAACAGGCGACCTTCTTCCCGGAAGTGCCCGTCGAATTTCATATCGGTAACACCCAGGAGCACTACCACGTTCCCTTACTGCTGAGCCAGTATGGTTATTCGACCTATCGGGGGAGCTAA
- the yggU gene encoding DUF167 family protein YggU produces the protein MSAVTRCDDGLILRLYIQPKASRDSIVGLHGDELKVAITAPPVDGQANSHLVKFLGKQFRVAKSQVAIEKGELGRHKQVKILHPQQIPPEVAALTD, from the coding sequence ATGAGTGCCGTAACGCGCTGCGATGACGGACTGATTTTACGGCTCTATATCCAGCCGAAAGCCAGCCGTGACAGCATTGTCGGTTTACATGGCGACGAACTGAAAGTCGCCATTACCGCCCCGCCGGTTGACGGCCAGGCGAACAGCCATCTGGTCAAGTTTCTCGGTAAACAGTTCCGCGTGGCGAAAAGCCAGGTAGCGATCGAAAAGGGCGAACTTGGCCGCCATAAACAGGTTAAAATCCTGCATCCGCAACAGATCCCGCCCGAAGTCGCGGCGTTAACTGATTAG
- a CDS encoding SprT family zinc-dependent metalloprotease, with protein sequence MKTARLPIAVQQAVMRSLRENLAQANLKLARSYPEPKLVYQQRGTSAGTAWLDSYEIRLNPVLLMENTEAFIREVVPHELAHLLVWKHFGRKAPHGKEWKWMMESVLGVPARRTHQFALQSVRRNTFPYRCRCQDHQLTVRRHNRVLRGEATYRCVHCGEPLVPIK encoded by the coding sequence ATGAAAACCGCCCGTCTCCCCATCGCCGTCCAGCAAGCCGTTATGCGCAGCCTGCGGGAAAATCTCGCTCAGGCTAACCTGAAGCTGGCGCGCAGCTATCCCGAACCGAAACTGGTCTATCAGCAGCGCGGCACCTCTGCCGGTACCGCCTGGCTGGACAGCTATGAAATTCGCCTCAACCCGGTGCTGCTGATGGAGAACACGGAGGCGTTTATCCGCGAAGTGGTGCCGCATGAACTGGCGCATTTGCTGGTGTGGAAGCACTTCGGGCGTAAAGCGCCGCACGGTAAAGAGTGGAAGTGGATGATGGAGAGCGTGCTTGGCGTTCCCGCCCGCCGGACGCACCAGTTCGCGCTACAGTCGGTGCGCCGTAACACTTTTCCCTATCGCTGCCGGTGCCAGGATCATCAACTGACCGTCCGTCGCCATAACCGGGTGTTGCGCGGCGAAGCAACCTACCGCTGCGTCCACTGCGGCGAACCGTTAGTGCCGATTAAATAA
- a CDS encoding YqgE/AlgH family protein, with product MNLQHHFLIAMPALQDPIFRRSVVYICEHNEDGAMGIIVNKPLENLQIEGILEKLKITPEPRDPAIRLDKAVMLGGPLAEDRGFILHTPPSSFSSSIRISDNTVITTSRDVLETLGTAEQPTEVLVALGYASWDKGQLEQELLDNAWLTAPADLNILFKTPIADRWREAARLIGIDIQTMPGVAGHA from the coding sequence ATGAATTTACAGCATCATTTTCTTATTGCCATGCCTGCTCTCCAGGACCCGATTTTCCGTCGCTCAGTGGTCTACATTTGCGAACATAACGAAGATGGCGCAATGGGGATTATTGTTAACAAGCCGCTGGAAAATTTGCAGATTGAAGGGATTCTGGAAAAGCTGAAAATCACGCCGGAACCGCGCGATCCCGCAATCCGCCTGGATAAAGCGGTGATGCTCGGCGGCCCGCTGGCGGAAGACCGCGGGTTTATCCTGCATACGCCGCCGTCAAGCTTTTCATCGAGCATCCGTATTTCCGACAACACGGTGATTACCACCTCCCGCGACGTCCTCGAAACGTTAGGCACCGCTGAACAGCCCACCGAAGTACTGGTCGCGCTGGGCTACGCCTCATGGGATAAAGGCCAGCTGGAGCAGGAGCTGCTGGATAACGCCTGGCTGACCGCTCCGGCCGATCTCAACATTCTGTTTAAGACGCCGATTGCCGACCGCTGGCGGGAAGCCGCCAGGCTGATTGGCATCGACATTCAGACCATGCCGGGCGTAGCGGGGCATGCCTGA
- the ruvX gene encoding Holliday junction resolvase RuvX → MSGTLLAFDFGTKSIGVAIGQRITGSARALAAIKAQDGTPDWNLIERLLKEWQPDEIIVGLPLNMDGTEQPLTARARKFANRIHGRFGVTVTLHDERLSTVEARSGLFEQGGYRALNKGKIDSASAVIILESYFEQGY, encoded by the coding sequence ATGAGCGGAACGTTACTGGCGTTTGATTTTGGCACCAAAAGCATTGGCGTGGCGATTGGTCAACGTATTACCGGCTCCGCTCGCGCGCTTGCGGCCATTAAAGCGCAGGACGGCACGCCAGACTGGAATCTTATCGAACGTCTGCTTAAAGAGTGGCAGCCTGATGAAATCATCGTCGGCCTGCCGCTGAATATGGACGGTACGGAACAACCGCTCACCGCGCGCGCGCGCAAGTTCGCCAACCGCATTCATGGCCGGTTTGGCGTGACGGTGACGCTGCACGACGAACGCCTGAGCACCGTCGAAGCGCGCTCCGGCCTGTTTGAGCAAGGCGGCTATCGCGCGCTCAACAAAGGTAAGATCGACTCCGCCTCTGCCGTGATTATCCTCGAAAGCTATTTCGAACAGGGGTATTAA
- a CDS encoding XTP/dITP diphosphatase, with amino-acid sequence MQKVVLATGNAGKVRELASLLSDFGLDVVAQTELGVDSAEETGLTFIENAILKARHAAQATGLPAIADDSGLAVDALGGAPGIYSARYSGEDASDQQNLEKLLRTMQEIPDDKRQARFHCVLVYLRHADDPTPLVCHGSWPGVIAREAAGSGGFGYDPIFFVPSEGKTAAELTREEKSAISHRGQALKLLLEALRNG; translated from the coding sequence ATGCAAAAAGTAGTCCTCGCGACCGGCAATGCCGGTAAAGTGCGTGAGCTTGCGTCGCTGTTGAGCGATTTCGGGCTTGATGTCGTGGCGCAAACGGAACTCGGCGTCGATTCCGCTGAAGAAACCGGCCTGACCTTCATTGAAAACGCGATCCTGAAAGCGCGTCATGCGGCGCAGGCGACCGGTCTGCCAGCTATTGCCGACGACTCCGGTCTGGCGGTAGACGCGCTGGGCGGCGCGCCGGGGATCTATTCCGCGCGTTACTCCGGCGAAGACGCCAGCGACCAGCAGAATCTGGAAAAGCTGCTGCGTACGATGCAGGAGATCCCGGACGATAAGCGTCAGGCGCGCTTCCACTGCGTGCTGGTCTATCTGCGTCATGCGGACGACCCGACGCCGCTGGTCTGCCACGGCAGCTGGCCGGGCGTGATCGCCAGAGAAGCGGCGGGGAGCGGCGGCTTTGGCTATGATCCGATCTTCTTCGTCCCTTCCGAAGGAAAAACCGCTGCTGAACTAACCCGCGAAGAAAAAAGCGCCATTTCGCATCGTGGACAGGCGCTGAAGCTGCTGCTGGAAGCCTTGCGCAATGGTTAA
- a CDS encoding YggS family pyridoxal phosphate-dependent enzyme — MNDIAHSLAQIRDKISAAASHCGRAPEEVTLLAVSKTKPASAIEEAIAAGQRAFGENYVQEGVEKIRHFQEKGSEGLQWHFIGPLQSNKSRLVAEHFDWCHTIDRLRIAARLSEQRPAQLPPLNVLIQINISDENSKSGIALAELEQLAEEVAALPNLRLRGLMAIPAPESDYVRQFEVARQMAVAFAGLKTRYPGVDTLSLGMSDDMDAAIAAGSTMVRIGTAIFGARNYTKN, encoded by the coding sequence ATGAACGATATCGCGCATAGCCTGGCACAGATCCGGGACAAAATCTCAGCCGCCGCATCGCATTGCGGCCGCGCTCCAGAAGAAGTTACGTTGCTTGCAGTGAGTAAAACCAAACCTGCGAGCGCCATCGAAGAAGCTATCGCCGCCGGTCAGCGCGCGTTTGGCGAAAACTACGTGCAGGAAGGGGTAGAAAAAATTCGCCACTTCCAGGAAAAGGGAAGCGAAGGACTGCAATGGCACTTTATCGGCCCATTACAGTCCAACAAAAGCCGCCTGGTGGCGGAACATTTCGACTGGTGCCACACTATCGACCGCCTGCGCATCGCCGCCCGTCTGAGCGAACAGCGCCCGGCGCAATTGCCGCCGCTGAACGTGCTGATCCAAATCAACATCAGCGATGAGAACAGCAAGTCCGGCATCGCGCTGGCCGAACTGGAACAGCTGGCGGAAGAGGTGGCCGCATTACCGAATCTGCGCCTGCGTGGACTGATGGCCATTCCGGCGCCTGAGTCAGATTATGTAAGGCAGTTTGAAGTTGCCCGGCAAATGGCTGTAGCATTTGCCGGGCTGAAAACGCGCTATCCTGGCGTCGACACGTTGTCACTGGGTATGTCGGACGATATGGATGCCGCTATCGCCGCCGGTAGCACTATGGTCCGCATCGGCACCGCCATTTTTGGTGCCCGGAATTACACAAAAAATTAA
- a CDS encoding YggT family protein: MNTLTFLLSTVIELYTMVLLLRVWMQWARCDFYNPFSQFVVKVTQPIIGPLRRIIPPMGPIDSASLLVAFILSFIKAIVLFKVVTFVPIIWIAGLLIVLKTIGLLIFWVLLIMAIMSWVSQGRSPIEYVLMQLADPLLSPIRRILPGMGGIDFSPMILVLLLYVINMGIGEMLQATGNMLLPGLWMAL; encoded by the coding sequence ATGAATACGTTGACCTTCCTGCTCTCAACGGTAATTGAGCTGTACACCATGGTGCTGCTACTGCGCGTATGGATGCAGTGGGCCCGCTGCGATTTTTACAACCCTTTCTCCCAGTTCGTGGTGAAAGTGACGCAGCCGATTATCGGGCCGCTGCGCCGCATTATTCCGCCGATGGGGCCCATCGACAGCGCCTCCCTGCTGGTGGCCTTTATCCTCAGCTTTATTAAAGCGATTGTGCTGTTTAAAGTGGTGACCTTCGTACCGATCATCTGGATCGCCGGCCTGCTGATTGTGCTCAAGACCATTGGCCTGCTGATCTTCTGGGTGCTGCTGATCATGGCGATCATGAGCTGGGTCAGCCAGGGGCGGAGCCCGATCGAGTACGTGCTGATGCAGCTGGCCGATCCGCTGCTGAGCCCGATTCGCCGCATTCTGCCCGGCATGGGCGGGATCGATTTCTCGCCGATGATCCTCGTCCTGCTGCTGTACGTAATTAATATGGGCATTGGCGAAATGCTCCAGGCGACCGGTAACATGCTGCTGCCGGGGCTGTGGATGGCGCTATGA
- the gshB gene encoding glutathione synthase has product MIKLGIVMDPIASINIKKDSSFAMLLEAQRRGYELHYMEMADLYLINGEARARTRTLSVEQNYDKWYDFTGEQDLALDSLDAILMRKDPPFDTEFIYATYILERAEEKGTLIVNKPQSLRDCNEKLFTAWFSDLTPETLVTRNKAQLKAFWQKHSDIILKPLDGMGGASIFRVKEGDPNLGVIAETLTEHGTRYCMAQNYLPAIVDGDKRVLVVDGEPVPYCLARIPQGGETRGNLAAGGRGEPRPLTDSDWAIARRIGPTLKAKGLIFVGLDIIGDRLTEINVTSPTCIREIEAEFPISITGMLMDAIEARLQK; this is encoded by the coding sequence ATGATCAAGCTCGGCATCGTGATGGACCCCATCGCAAGCATCAACATCAAGAAAGACTCCAGCTTCGCTATGCTGCTGGAAGCGCAACGTCGTGGTTACGAACTTCACTATATGGAGATGGCCGATCTTTATCTGATCAACGGTGAAGCCCGCGCCCGTACGCGCACCCTCAGCGTCGAGCAGAATTACGATAAATGGTACGACTTTACCGGCGAGCAGGATCTGGCGCTGGACTCCCTCGACGCGATCCTGATGCGTAAAGATCCGCCGTTTGATACCGAATTTATCTACGCCACCTATATTCTGGAACGCGCCGAAGAGAAAGGCACGCTGATCGTCAACAAGCCGCAGAGCCTGCGTGACTGCAATGAAAAGCTGTTCACCGCCTGGTTCTCCGACCTGACGCCGGAGACGCTGGTCACCCGCAATAAAGCGCAGCTGAAAGCCTTCTGGCAGAAACACAGCGATATCATTCTCAAACCGCTGGACGGTATGGGCGGCGCCTCCATTTTCCGCGTCAAAGAGGGCGACCCGAACCTCGGCGTGATTGCGGAAACCCTGACCGAACACGGCACCCGCTACTGCATGGCGCAGAATTATTTGCCGGCGATTGTCGATGGCGACAAGCGCGTGCTGGTGGTGGATGGCGAGCCGGTGCCCTACTGCCTGGCGCGTATTCCGCAGGGCGGTGAAACCCGCGGTAACCTCGCCGCTGGCGGCCGCGGCGAACCCCGCCCGTTGACCGACAGCGACTGGGCGATCGCGCGGCGCATTGGACCGACGTTGAAGGCGAAAGGGCTGATTTTTGTCGGTCTGGACATCATTGGCGATCGCCTGACCGAGATTAACGTCACCAGTCCGACCTGTATTCGCGAGATTGAGGCGGAATTCCCGATCTCCATTACCGGTATGCTGATGGACGCGATTGAAGCACGTTTGCAGAAATAA
- the endA gene encoding deoxyribonuclease I: protein MYRNLCFAAGLLTAVFSGHALAAGINSFSQAKAAGVKVNADVPGDFYCGCKINWQGKKGVVDLASCGYKVRKNENRASRIEWEHVVPAWQFGHQRQCWQDGGRKNCAKDPVYRKMESDMHNLQPAVGEVNGDRGNFMYSQWNGGEGQYGQCAMKVDFKEKLAEPPIRARGAIARTYFYMRDQYHLTLSRQQTQLFNAWNKMYPVSDWECERDERIAKVQGNHNPYVQRACQAQKS, encoded by the coding sequence ATGTACCGTAATTTGTGTTTTGCCGCTGGATTGCTGACAGCGGTGTTTTCAGGCCACGCGCTGGCCGCTGGCATTAACAGTTTCTCCCAGGCGAAAGCCGCCGGCGTGAAGGTAAACGCCGATGTGCCCGGCGACTTCTACTGCGGCTGTAAGATCAACTGGCAGGGGAAAAAAGGCGTCGTCGATCTCGCCTCCTGCGGCTATAAGGTGCGTAAAAACGAAAACCGCGCCAGCCGGATCGAATGGGAACATGTGGTTCCGGCATGGCAGTTTGGTCACCAGCGCCAGTGCTGGCAGGACGGCGGGCGTAAAAACTGCGCCAAAGATCCGGTCTATCGCAAGATGGAAAGCGATATGCATAACCTGCAACCCGCCGTTGGCGAAGTGAACGGCGATCGCGGCAACTTCATGTACAGCCAGTGGAACGGCGGCGAAGGCCAGTACGGACAGTGCGCCATGAAGGTCGATTTCAAAGAGAAGCTCGCCGAGCCGCCCATCCGCGCCCGCGGCGCCATCGCGCGGACCTACTTTTACATGCGCGACCAGTACCATCTGACTCTTTCCCGTCAGCAAACGCAGCTTTTCAACGCCTGGAATAAGATGTATCCGGTCAGCGACTGGGAGTGCGAGCGCGATGAACGCATCGCGAAGGTGCAGGGAAACCACAATCCTTACGTGCAACGCGCTTGCCAGGCGCAAAAGAGCTAA
- a CDS encoding type IV pilus twitching motility protein PilT: MNMEEIVALSVKHNVSDLHLSNAWPARWRKRGRLEAAPFSAPDVNELLSQWLDETQRAALRQEGQLDFAVSLTANQRLRASAFRQLQGMSLALRLLPNQCPTLDALDVPAALPELLTCENGLLLVSGATGSGKSTTLAAMVEWLNRHRDGHILTLEDPIEYRYASQRCLIQQREVGVHCSSFVAGLRAALREDPDVILLGELRDSETIRLALTAAETGHLVLATLHTRGAAQAIERLVDTFPAQEKDPLRSQLAGSLRAVLAQKLVPDKQEGRVALFELLINTPAAGNLIREGKTYQLPHVIQTGQQTGMMTFAQSVQQRQAQGRL, translated from the coding sequence ATGAATATGGAAGAAATTGTGGCCCTTAGTGTAAAGCATAACGTCTCGGATCTACACCTGAGCAATGCGTGGCCAGCTCGCTGGCGCAAGCGGGGAAGGCTGGAAGCTGCGCCATTTTCCGCGCCGGATGTAAACGAACTCCTGTCGCAGTGGCTTGATGAGACGCAGCGAGCCGCGCTACGCCAGGAGGGCCAGCTTGATTTCGCCGTATCGCTTACCGCCAATCAGCGTCTGCGGGCCAGCGCCTTTCGCCAGCTGCAGGGGATGTCGCTGGCGCTGCGGCTGTTGCCGAATCAGTGCCCAACGCTTGACGCGCTGGATGTGCCTGCGGCGTTGCCGGAACTGCTGACCTGCGAGAACGGCCTGCTGCTGGTCTCCGGCGCGACCGGCAGCGGCAAATCAACCACCCTGGCGGCGATGGTGGAGTGGCTGAACCGACATCGCGACGGCCATATCCTGACCCTGGAAGATCCGATTGAATATCGCTACGCCAGCCAGCGCTGTCTGATTCAGCAACGGGAAGTGGGCGTACACTGTTCCTCGTTTGTGGCGGGATTACGCGCGGCGCTGCGTGAAGATCCGGATGTGATCCTGTTGGGGGAATTGCGTGATAGCGAAACCATCCGCCTGGCGCTGACGGCGGCGGAGACGGGGCATCTGGTGCTGGCTACGCTGCATACCCGCGGCGCGGCGCAGGCTATCGAGCGGCTGGTTGATACCTTTCCGGCGCAGGAAAAAGATCCGCTGCGTAGTCAACTGGCGGGCAGCCTGCGCGCCGTGCTGGCGCAAAAACTGGTGCCGGATAAACAGGAGGGGCGCGTTGCGCTGTTCGAACTGTTAATCAACACGCCCGCTGCGGGGAATCTGATCCGCGAGGGCAAAACGTACCAGTTACCGCATGTGATCCAGACCGGGCAGCAGACGGGCATGATGACTTTCGCCCAGAGCGTGCAGCAGCGCCAGGCGCAGGGGCGATTGTAG
- the rsmE gene encoding 16S rRNA (uracil(1498)-N(3))-methyltransferase — protein sequence MRTPRIYHPEPVTPGTQISLCEDAANHTGRVLRMGPGQPLQLFDGSNQVFDAEIVLASKKSVEVKVLRGEIDDRESPLHIHLGQVMSRGEKMEFTIQKSIELGVSLITPLFSERCGVKLDNERLNKKRQQWQKIAIAACEQCGRNRVPEIRPAMDLEAWCAEQDEGLKLNLHPRASDSINTLPLPVERVRLLIGPEGGLSAEEIAMTARYQFTDILLGPRVLRTETTALTAITALQVRFGDLG from the coding sequence ATGCGCACCCCCCGCATTTATCACCCTGAGCCTGTTACCCCCGGCACGCAAATTTCGCTGTGCGAAGATGCCGCCAACCACACCGGACGCGTACTGCGGATGGGACCGGGCCAGCCGCTGCAACTGTTCGACGGCAGCAATCAGGTTTTTGACGCCGAGATCGTCCTCGCCAGTAAGAAAAGCGTGGAGGTCAAAGTCCTGCGTGGAGAAATTGACGATCGTGAGTCCCCGCTGCATATCCACCTCGGCCAGGTGATGTCGCGCGGTGAAAAAATGGAATTCACCATCCAGAAATCGATCGAGCTCGGGGTAAGCCTCATTACGCCACTGTTTTCTGAGCGCTGCGGCGTTAAACTGGACAATGAGCGTCTGAATAAGAAGCGCCAGCAGTGGCAGAAAATCGCTATTGCCGCCTGCGAACAGTGCGGTCGTAACCGGGTGCCGGAAATCCGCCCGGCGATGGACCTCGAAGCGTGGTGCGCGGAACAGGACGAAGGGCTGAAGCTGAATCTTCATCCCCGCGCCAGCGACAGCATCAACACGCTGCCGCTGCCGGTTGAACGCGTGCGTCTGCTGATTGGCCCGGAAGGCGGGCTGTCGGCGGAAGAAATCGCTATGACCGCGCGCTACCAGTTTACTGATATCCTGTTAGGACCTCGCGTTCTGCGTACTGAGACAACTGCGCTCACCGCCATCACTGCGCTGCAGGTGCGTTTTGGCGATCTGGGCTAA
- a CDS encoding heavy metal sensor histidine kinase, protein MKPDSMTLRLTLLFVLVLTLACSGVSWTLYRALSQELTWRDDIMLINRAEQIRQLLRDGAKAENLPLYFNRMMDTRQDILLIHSPAASHIVVNHTGVQSALLDALPAQTTPTLQSIAKRDVAGTPLAAVRITANSDAQPVTITVARLATERRLMLEQYRNNSILISAIAILLCSALSPFLIRKGLKAIKTLSRVTASIDSRGLSQPLDENALPVELKPLGSALNVMRQKLADDFTRLNQFADDLAHELRTPVNILLGHNQVALSKARTTEEYQQTLANNIEELEGLSRLTENILFLARAEHHNILLKKEAIPFAEPIADLTDFLEYAAEEKDIAFRVAGEAVIQADRVLLQRVLLNLLTNAIRYSPEQAVITINAARSGNETIVEIANPGTEAENADKLFNRFWRGDNARHSSGYGLGLSMVKAIMTLHSGAVSYRFADGQHIFTLRFPA, encoded by the coding sequence ATGAAGCCTGATTCCATGACGTTACGTCTGACCCTGCTGTTCGTTCTGGTGCTGACGCTCGCCTGCTCCGGCGTGAGCTGGACCTTATATCGCGCGCTGAGCCAGGAGCTAACCTGGCGGGATGACATCATGCTGATTAACCGGGCGGAACAAATTCGCCAGCTGTTACGCGACGGCGCGAAAGCGGAAAATCTTCCCCTCTACTTTAACCGGATGATGGATACCCGCCAGGATATTCTGCTTATCCACTCCCCCGCCGCCAGCCATATTGTGGTCAACCATACGGGCGTACAGTCCGCTCTTCTCGATGCCCTTCCCGCACAGACGACGCCCACTCTGCAAAGCATCGCCAAACGCGACGTTGCGGGAACGCCGCTCGCCGCGGTACGCATTACGGCCAACAGCGACGCTCAGCCGGTCACTATTACCGTCGCCAGGCTGGCCACGGAACGCAGGCTGATGCTTGAGCAGTACCGCAATAACAGCATCCTGATCAGCGCCATCGCGATCCTGCTCTGTTCGGCGCTGAGCCCTTTTTTAATCAGAAAGGGGCTGAAGGCGATAAAAACCCTCAGCCGCGTTACGGCCAGCATCGACAGCCGCGGTCTTAGCCAGCCGCTGGATGAAAATGCGCTTCCCGTGGAGCTAAAGCCGCTGGGCAGCGCATTAAACGTGATGCGCCAGAAACTGGCCGATGATTTTACCCGCCTGAACCAGTTTGCTGACGATCTGGCCCACGAGCTACGCACGCCGGTCAATATCCTGCTGGGCCATAACCAGGTGGCGTTAAGCAAAGCGCGCACGACGGAAGAGTATCAACAGACGCTGGCAAACAATATTGAAGAACTTGAGGGGCTGTCGCGCTTAACGGAAAACATCCTGTTTCTCGCCCGCGCCGAACACCACAACATTCTGCTCAAAAAAGAGGCTATCCCCTTTGCCGAACCGATAGCTGACCTGACCGATTTTCTGGAATATGCCGCGGAGGAAAAAGATATCGCCTTTCGCGTCGCGGGTGAGGCCGTCATTCAGGCCGACCGGGTTTTGCTGCAACGGGTGTTGTTAAATCTGCTCACGAATGCGATCCGCTATTCACCGGAGCAGGCGGTTATTACCATCAACGCCGCCCGCAGCGGCAACGAGACGATAGTTGAAATCGCTAACCCCGGTACGGAAGCGGAGAACGCCGATAAGCTGTTCAACCGCTTCTGGCGAGGCGATAACGCCCGGCATTCATCGGGTTATGGGCTGGGATTATCAATGGTGAAAGCCATTATGACGTTACACTCAGGCGCGGTGAGCTATCGCTTCGCTGATGGCCAACACATTTTCACCCTTCGCTTTCCGGCCTGA